A stretch of the Ananas comosus cultivar F153 linkage group 14, ASM154086v1, whole genome shotgun sequence genome encodes the following:
- the LOC109720310 gene encoding KH domain-containing protein At5g56140-like gives MSSGRYMAYSPSPSTAPHSPHISGIRSLSDQEKYFSELLAERQKLGPFMAVLPHCYRLLNQEILRVTTLLGNASVLDQEHGSPLINGGLFPNGGPANMNGWASPYQSERPDMFHPPAANNWLGPQGNSSAFIVKKTIRVDIPVDKYPNYNFVGRLLGPRGNSLKRVEATTDCRVLIRGCGSIKDPAREEMMRGKPGYEHLNEPLHILVEAELPAEIIDARLIRAREILEDLLKPVDESVDFFKKQQLRELAMLNGTLRDDSSQKSGSVSPFHNSLSMKRAKTRG, from the exons atGTCGTCGGGGAGATACATGGCGtactccccctccccctccaccGCCCCCCACTCCCCCCACATCTCCGGCATCCGCTCCCTCTCCGACCAGGAGAA GTACTTCTCTGAGTTGCTGGCTGAGCGTCAGAAACTAGGTCCATTTATGGCGGTACTTCCACATTGCTATCGATTGCTAAACCAGG AGATCTTGCGTGTAACCACACTGCTGGGGAATGCGTCAGTTTTAGATCAAGAACATGGTAGCCCCCTCATCAATGGAGGATTATTCCCAAATGGAGGACCAGCTAACATGAATGGGTGGGCGTCACCATATCAATCAGAA AGGCCGGATATGTTCCATCCTCCAGCAGCCAATAATTGGCTTGGGCCACAAGGCAACTCATCAGCTTTCATTGTAAAGAAAACAATCAGAGTTGACATTCCAGTCGACAAATACCCTAAT TACAACTTTGTTGGGCGACTACTTGGTCCTAGAGGGAACTCTCTAAAACGAGTGGAAGCCACTACTGATTGCCGTGTCCTAATTCGAGGGTGTGGCAGCATTAAAGATCCTGCACGG GAAGAAATGATGCGCGGAAAACCGGGGTACGAGCATCTGAACGAGCCCCTCCACATACTAGTCGAAGCAGAGCTGCCAGCTGAAATCATCGATGCTCGCTTGATACGAGCCCGTGAGATCCTTGAAGATCTTCTCAAACCTGTG GATGAATCAGTTGACTTCTTCAAGAAGCAGCAGCTCCGAGAGCTAGCTATGCTTAACGGCACTCTCCGTGACGACAGCTCACAGAAGTCGGGTTCCGTGTCCCCGTTTCACAACAGCCTCAGCATGAAAAGAGCCAAGACACGCGGTTAG
- the LOC109720309 gene encoding uncharacterized protein LOC109720309 (The sequence of the model RefSeq protein was modified relative to this genomic sequence to represent the inferred CDS: added 75 bases not found in genome assembly), whose product MGGGGTSKWKRLMAKMICFPCATFSNYSTKSVAASSACAVSKSASAENAEEGSREKQQEPTKSLCAICLEPLGGGGTIDGGGSSSSSKSTIFTAECSHSFHFLCIASNIRHGNVTCPICRAQWSQLPRDLRVLPASHHHRSDPVLRILDDSIATSRVNRRSFVRTTRYNDDEPIDPASTVEPVHPSLQFALMPALIPVPVPTSPNPLGHYACGHVMPLHHEVHFTSLSLIAPQPSTSPYGQTRAYLSIRLAPQRATDLVLVASPNGPHIRLLKQAMALVVFSMRAIDRLAVVTYSTTATRAFPLRRMSPHAKRMALQVIDRLSYFNGADPIEGLQKASRILEDRTHRNPISCILQLSDSPVRAHLDGGGLDAPIPIHRFHVGFGFGTSNGFVMYEFEEFLARLLGGVVRETQLRIGEHGGVVRLGELRGGEERRIPLDLLGDCGLINVGYSYVEGGEGDQYRSGEVVVELGEKSAGNGSDIGGFEVGDRDLGFGGARRSCVDRWDYVDPFMARRWAKHLHGYKA is encoded by the exons AATTACTCCACCAAAAgt GTGGCGGCATCCTCTGCCTGCGCGGTGAGCAAAAGCGCTTCGGCAGAAAACGCGGAAGAGGGAAGCAGGGAAAAGCAGCAAGAACCCACTAAG AGCCTTTGCGCAATATGCCTTGAGccgctcggcggcggcggcacaaTTGACGGCGGcggtagcagcagcagcagcaaatcGACGATTTTCACGGCCGAATGCTCGCACTCATTCCATTTCCTATGCATCGCATCGAACATTCGGCACGGCAACGTCACGTGTCCGATCTGCCGTGCCCAGTGGTCCCAGCTTCCTCGTGACCTCAGAGTGCTGCCCGCATCGCACCACCACCGGTCCGACCCCGTCCTCCGCATCCTCGACGACTCCATCGCCACCTCCCGGGTCAACCGTCGCTCCTTCGTCCGCACCACCCGATACAACGACGACGAGCCCATCGATCCCGCTTCCACCGTGGAGCCCGTCCACCCTTCTCTCCAATTTGCCCTAATGCCGGCCCTCATCCCCGTGCCGGTCCCGACTAGCCCTAATCCTCTCGGGCATTACGCTTGCGGTCATGTAATGCCATTGCATCATGAAGTTCACTTCACTAGCTTATCTTTGATAGCTCCGCAACCGAGTACCTCGCCCTACGGGCAAACAAGGGCTTACCTCTCGATAAGGCTCGCCCCTCAACGGGCTACCGACCTCGTCCTAGTGGCGAGTCCCAACGGACCGCATATTAGGCTTCTTAAGCAAGCCATGGCGCTCGTCGTATTCTCGATGCGTGCGATCGATCGGTTGGCCGTCGTGACATACTCCACCACCGCCACCCGTGCCTTTCCTCTGAGGCGGATGTCGCCGCACGCGAAGCGGATGGCTCTGCAAGTCATCGACCGCCTCTCCTACTTCAACGGAGCCGACCCGATCGAGGGGCTCCAGAAAGCATCGAGAATTCTCGAGGACCGCACGCACCGCAACCCGATCTCGTGCATTCTCCAGTTGTCGGATAGCCCCGTGCGAGCCCATCTAGACGGAGGAGGCCTCGATGCTCCTATCCCCATCCATCGGTTTCatgtcgggttcggattcgggacGTCGAACGGGTTCGTGATGTATGAGTTCGAGGAGTTCTTGGCGAGATTGCTCGGGGGAGTGGTAAGAGAGACCCAATTGAGGATAGGGGAGCATGGTGGGGTGGTGAGGTTGGGGGAGTTGAGGGgcggggaggagaggaggataCCATTGGATCtattgggtgattgtggactcATCAACGTCGGTTATAGCTATGTCGAGGGGGGCGAAGGGGATCAATATAGGAGTGGTGAAGTAGTAGTCGAGTTAGGCGAGAAGAGCGCGGGAAATGGTAGTGACATCGGAGGGTTTGAGGTCGGAGACAGGGATCTAGGGTTCGGCGGAGCGCGAAGGAGTTGTGTCGACCGGTGGGACTACGTCGACCCCTTCATGGCTCGACGGTGGGCGAAGCACTTGCATGGCTACAAAGCATGA